One Trichosurus vulpecula isolate mTriVul1 chromosome 7, mTriVul1.pri, whole genome shotgun sequence genomic region harbors:
- the PHF1 gene encoding PHD finger protein 1 isoform X1, with the protein MAQPSRLSRSAAPQPWESTSTAPSPGTRPRLWEGQDVLARWTDGLLYLGTIKKVDSAREVCLVQFEDDSQFLVLWKDISPAALPGEELLCCVCRSESAVPGNRLVSCEKCRHAYHQDCHIPRAPAPGEGDGPSPWVCRQCVFAIATKRGGALKKGPYARAMLGMKLSLPYGLKGLDWDAGHLSNRQQSYCYCGGPGEWNLKMLQCRSCLQWFHEACTQCLSKPLLYGDRFYEFECCVCRGGPESVKRLQLRWVDVAHLVLYHLSVCCKKKYFDFDREILPFTSENWDSLLLGELSDTPKGERSSQLLSALNNHKDRFISGKEIKKRKCLFGLHARTPPPVEPPTGDGAHTSFPSGQGPGVGVSRPLGKRRRLEPEPRKKKPPKGKEEELGEPQEGRDQPEPKEQRERARLRRALQASVSPPPPSPNQSYQGSSGYNFRPTDARCLPRWVPTYPSDPTPHNCSSPIRMFASFHPSASTAGTPGDGDPPDRSPLDLQVPGFPSDSPRSVPHSTSSSSPGPSPVPSRRSAPQSPSPLCRGLSPGAGVGTRVGAGYLSRGDPVRVLARRVRPDGSVQYLVEWGGGGIF; encoded by the exons ATGGCGCAGCCCTCCCGGCTGAGCCGCTCTGCCGCCCCCCAACCCTGGGAGTCCACTTCCACGGCCCCTTCCCCGGGTACCAGACCCCGGCTTTGGGAGGGGCAAGATGTTCTGGCCAGATGGACCGATGgactcctttacctgggaactaTCAAGAAG gtGGATAGTGCTCGGGAGGTCTGCCTAGTCCAGTTCGAAGATGATTCCCAGTTCCTTGTTCTATGGAAAGACATTAGCCCTG CTGCCCTCCCTGGAGAAGAGCTCCTGTGCTGTGTCTGTCGATCTGAGTCTGCGGTCCCTGGGAACCGGCTGGTCAGCTGTGAGAAATGTCGACATG CATATCACCAGGATTGCCACATTCCAAGAGCCCCAGCccctggagaaggagatggcccATCCCCTTGGGTCTGCAGACAGTGTGTCTTTGCAATCGCTACCAAG AGGGGAGGTGCCCTGAAGAAGGGTCCTTATGCACGGGCAATGCTGGGGATGAAGTTGTCTCTGCCATATGGGCTGAAGGGGCTGGACTGGGATGCAGGACACCTGAGCAACCGGCAGCAGAGCTACTGTTACTGCGGGGGCCCTGGGGA GTGGAATCTAAAGATGCTACAATGTCGGAGTTGCCTCCAGTGGTTTCATGAGGCCTGCACTCAGTGTCTGAGCAAACCCCTCTTGTATGGGGACAG GTTCTATGAGTTTGAGTGCTGTGTCTGCCGAGGGGGACCTGAAAGCGTCAAGAGACTTCAGCTTCGATG GGTGGATGTTGCACACCTCGTCCTCTATCACCTCAGTGTTTGCTGTAAGAAGAAATATTTTGACTTTGACCGAGAGATCCTGCCATTCACTTCAGAGAACTGGGACAGCTTACTCctgggggag CTCTCAGACACCCCTAAGGGGGAGCGTTCCTCTCAACTTCTCTCTGCTCTCAACAACCACAAGGACCG GTTTATCTCtgggaaagagataaagaaacgGAAATGTCTGTTTGGACTCCATGCTCGGACTCCTCCCCCTGTGGAACCCCCCACTGGAGATGGAGCACACACCAG CTTCCCTTCAGGGCAGGGCCCGGGGGTGGGGGTCTCACGCCCCCTGGGGAAGCGTCGGCGACTGGAGCCAGAGCCTCGGAAGAAGAAACCaccaaaggggaaggaagaagagctgGGGGAACCCCAGGAGGGTCGAGATCAGCCAGAGCCCAAGGAGCAGAGGGAGCGGGCACGTCTTCGGAGGGCGCTGCAG GCTTCAGTGTCTCCACCTCCCCCCAGCCCTAACCAGAGCTACCAGGGCAGCAGTGGCTACAATTTCCGGCCCACGGATGCCCGCTGCCTGCCCAG GTGGGTCCCAACCTACCCAAGTGACCCCACCCCACACAACTGCAGCAGCCCCATCCGGATGTTCGCCTCCTTCCACCCCTCGGCCAGCACTGCAGGAACCCCTGGGGATGGAGACCCCCCAGACAG GTCACCTCTGGACCTTCAAGTTCCTGGTTTCCCTTCAGATTCCCCAAGGAGCGTTCCCCACTCAACGTCATCTTCATCCCCAGGCCCATCCCCTGTTCCCTCCCGAAGATCAGCTCCCCAGAGTCCTTCCCCTCTATGTCGTGGCTTATCTCCTGGAGCTGGTGTGGGAACCCGGGTTGGGGCTGGGTACCTGTCCCGAGGAGACCCCGTCCGTGTGCTGGCTCGGAGGGTTCGACCTGATGGCTCTGTGCAGTACCTTGTGGAGTGGGGCGGGGGAGGCATCTTCTAA
- the PHF1 gene encoding PHD finger protein 1 isoform X2, giving the protein MAQPSRLSRSAAPQPWESTSTAPSPGTRPRLWEGQDVLARWTDGLLYLGTIKKVDSAREVCLVQFEDDSQFLVLWKDISPAALPGEELLCCVCRSESAVPGNRLVSCEKCRHAYHQDCHIPRAPAPGEGDGPSPWVCRQCVFAIATKRGGALKKGPYARAMLGMKLSLPYGLKGLDWDAGHLSNRQQSYCYCGGPGEWNLKMLQCRSCLQWFHEACTQCLSKPLLYGDRFYEFECCVCRGGPESVKRLQLRWVDVAHLVLYHLSVCCKKKYFDFDREILPFTSENWDSLLLGELSDTPKGERSSQLLSALNNHKDRFISGKEIKKRKCLFGLHARTPPPVEPPTGDGAHTSFPSGQGPGVGVSRPLGKRRRLEPEPRKKKPPKGKEEELGEPQEGRDQPEPKEQRERARLRRALQASVSPPPPSPNQSYQGSSGYNFRPTDARCLPSSPIRMFASFHPSASTAGTPGDGDPPDRSPLDLQVPGFPSDSPRSVPHSTSSSSPGPSPVPSRRSAPQSPSPLCRGLSPGAGVGTRVGAGYLSRGDPVRVLARRVRPDGSVQYLVEWGGGGIF; this is encoded by the exons ATGGCGCAGCCCTCCCGGCTGAGCCGCTCTGCCGCCCCCCAACCCTGGGAGTCCACTTCCACGGCCCCTTCCCCGGGTACCAGACCCCGGCTTTGGGAGGGGCAAGATGTTCTGGCCAGATGGACCGATGgactcctttacctgggaactaTCAAGAAG gtGGATAGTGCTCGGGAGGTCTGCCTAGTCCAGTTCGAAGATGATTCCCAGTTCCTTGTTCTATGGAAAGACATTAGCCCTG CTGCCCTCCCTGGAGAAGAGCTCCTGTGCTGTGTCTGTCGATCTGAGTCTGCGGTCCCTGGGAACCGGCTGGTCAGCTGTGAGAAATGTCGACATG CATATCACCAGGATTGCCACATTCCAAGAGCCCCAGCccctggagaaggagatggcccATCCCCTTGGGTCTGCAGACAGTGTGTCTTTGCAATCGCTACCAAG AGGGGAGGTGCCCTGAAGAAGGGTCCTTATGCACGGGCAATGCTGGGGATGAAGTTGTCTCTGCCATATGGGCTGAAGGGGCTGGACTGGGATGCAGGACACCTGAGCAACCGGCAGCAGAGCTACTGTTACTGCGGGGGCCCTGGGGA GTGGAATCTAAAGATGCTACAATGTCGGAGTTGCCTCCAGTGGTTTCATGAGGCCTGCACTCAGTGTCTGAGCAAACCCCTCTTGTATGGGGACAG GTTCTATGAGTTTGAGTGCTGTGTCTGCCGAGGGGGACCTGAAAGCGTCAAGAGACTTCAGCTTCGATG GGTGGATGTTGCACACCTCGTCCTCTATCACCTCAGTGTTTGCTGTAAGAAGAAATATTTTGACTTTGACCGAGAGATCCTGCCATTCACTTCAGAGAACTGGGACAGCTTACTCctgggggag CTCTCAGACACCCCTAAGGGGGAGCGTTCCTCTCAACTTCTCTCTGCTCTCAACAACCACAAGGACCG GTTTATCTCtgggaaagagataaagaaacgGAAATGTCTGTTTGGACTCCATGCTCGGACTCCTCCCCCTGTGGAACCCCCCACTGGAGATGGAGCACACACCAG CTTCCCTTCAGGGCAGGGCCCGGGGGTGGGGGTCTCACGCCCCCTGGGGAAGCGTCGGCGACTGGAGCCAGAGCCTCGGAAGAAGAAACCaccaaaggggaaggaagaagagctgGGGGAACCCCAGGAGGGTCGAGATCAGCCAGAGCCCAAGGAGCAGAGGGAGCGGGCACGTCTTCGGAGGGCGCTGCAG GCTTCAGTGTCTCCACCTCCCCCCAGCCCTAACCAGAGCTACCAGGGCAGCAGTGGCTACAATTTCCGGCCCACGGATGCCCGCTGCCTGCCCAG CAGCCCCATCCGGATGTTCGCCTCCTTCCACCCCTCGGCCAGCACTGCAGGAACCCCTGGGGATGGAGACCCCCCAGACAG GTCACCTCTGGACCTTCAAGTTCCTGGTTTCCCTTCAGATTCCCCAAGGAGCGTTCCCCACTCAACGTCATCTTCATCCCCAGGCCCATCCCCTGTTCCCTCCCGAAGATCAGCTCCCCAGAGTCCTTCCCCTCTATGTCGTGGCTTATCTCCTGGAGCTGGTGTGGGAACCCGGGTTGGGGCTGGGTACCTGTCCCGAGGAGACCCCGTCCGTGTGCTGGCTCGGAGGGTTCGACCTGATGGCTCTGTGCAGTACCTTGTGGAGTGGGGCGGGGGAGGCATCTTCTAA
- the CUTA gene encoding protein CutA: MVRVRAFLSRGRLTGCMLVGRGPQVWLGGAAALFLAFLCMPSLLSVYPSLRLLPRALSMATRPPEASAPAPTGSDYAAGSVSVVFVTCPNDKVAKTIARAAVEKRLAACVNLVPQVTSIYEWKGKVEEDSEVLMMMKTQTALAAPLTEFIRSVHPYEVVEVIALPVEQGNLPYLRWVKDSTAYPG; this comes from the exons ATGGTGAGGGTTCGGGCCTTCTTATCACGTGGTCGCCTTACAG GCTGCATGTTGGTGGGGCGGGGCCCCCAGGTCTGGCTCGGCGGAGCG GCCGCTTTGTTCCTGGCCTTCCTGTGCATGCCCTCGCTGCTCTCCGTGTACCCCTCCCTACGGCTGCTCCCCCGAGCCCTCTCCATGGCCACACGGCCTCCGGAAGCCTCGGCCCCCGCCCCCACCGGCTCGGACTACGCCGCCGGCTCCGTCTCGGTAGTGTTCGTAACCTGCCCCAATGACAAGGTCGCCAAGACTATCGCCAG GGCTGCGGTGGAGAAGCGCCTGGCCGCCTGTGTCAATCTCGTGCCCCAGGTCACGTCTAT CTACGAATGGAAGGGAAAGGTCGAGGAGGACAGCGAGGTGCTGATG ATGATGAAGACCCAAACGGCCTTGGCGGCCCCCTTGACGGAATTTATCCG TTCTGTGCATCCCTATGAAGTGGTCGAGGTCATCGCACTGCCTGTGGAGCAGGGGAACCTTCCGTACCTTCGGTGGGTAAAAGACAGCACCGCTTATCCGGGATAA